Proteins encoded together in one uncultured Sphaerochaeta sp. window:
- a CDS encoding calcium/sodium antiporter, with product MVLPILAVIGGLIVLVLSSDRFVDGAAATARHFGMPSLLIGMVIVGFGTSAPEMVVSTLSAMQGSPGIALGNAYGSNIANIGLILGITAIISPITVSSKILKKELPILSLLTLLSIVLLYDLNLSHFDAALILVLFALLIFWSVYQGLKEGNDRLAEEIDEEVPSPLSMKRAVLYLIFGLLFLILSSRVLVWGAVEIARYFGVSDLIIGLTIVAMGTSLPELASSILAAQKGEHDIALGNVIGSNLFNTTAVVGIAGAIHPFAIDPMVVSRDMLVMSLLTLSLFVIGYRFKKDRQGRINRFEGIGLLLCYFGYTAYLIQSTLI from the coding sequence ATGGTATTACCAATTCTTGCCGTTATTGGCGGCCTTATTGTACTGGTTTTGAGTTCAGATAGATTTGTAGATGGTGCTGCAGCTACTGCACGCCATTTTGGCATGCCCTCTCTCCTGATAGGAATGGTCATTGTAGGATTTGGTACCAGCGCACCGGAAATGGTGGTCTCCACACTGTCGGCTATGCAAGGAAGCCCAGGTATAGCGCTGGGGAATGCATATGGTTCCAATATTGCAAATATTGGGCTCATTCTCGGGATTACTGCCATTATAAGTCCAATTACAGTGAGTTCGAAGATCTTGAAAAAAGAGTTACCCATACTCTCACTGCTCACGCTGCTTTCCATTGTATTACTCTACGACTTGAATCTTTCTCATTTTGATGCAGCGTTAATCTTGGTACTTTTTGCCCTTTTGATATTCTGGAGTGTGTACCAAGGCTTGAAAGAAGGTAACGACCGACTCGCTGAAGAGATTGATGAAGAAGTTCCGAGCCCGTTATCAATGAAACGCGCCGTACTCTATTTGATTTTCGGTCTCTTGTTTTTGATTCTTAGTTCCAGGGTCCTGGTATGGGGCGCAGTGGAGATTGCAAGATACTTTGGGGTCAGTGATTTGATCATCGGACTTACCATTGTCGCTATGGGAACCAGTCTTCCTGAACTCGCTTCATCGATTCTCGCTGCCCAGAAAGGGGAGCATGATATCGCGCTCGGGAATGTTATTGGGTCCAACCTGTTCAATACCACCGCTGTCGTTGGTATCGCAGGAGCAATTCATCCATTTGCTATTGATCCAATGGTTGTTTCACGAGATATGCTTGTCATGTCATTGCTTACTCTTAGTCTTTTTGTAATCGGATACCGATTCAAGAAGGATAGGCAAGGTCGTATTAATCGCTTTGAAGGAATTGGCTTATTGCTCTGTTATTTTGGATACACTGCTTACCTGATCCAATCCACGCTCATATAA
- a CDS encoding tyrosine-type recombinase/integrase, whose amino-acid sequence MSSPAPFTLCRIFRGERTYYYALFRDPDTGKRTNKKSVEMLRKRLGIFDTTPIKRRDEAIRICYKALDAGIIFSEETEQTLVGYLRDFYTWEASEYAKRRNLLDPGSISPDYLATRLNLLENHVFTRIHTNLLLSRATLTELERLQLELVQEGSIRNTTINMAMTTILVALREAQRRGLVPPSVVLSIQGLAAQHQERGILSEQELSAFMQYAKVHSEKRIYLACLLALLTGMRAGELRGLCLEAIGEGMITISQAYADRAGLKAPKGKRTRMVPCPTFVCDELRSLALENPFSHTHTLVFWSKKHGAFVSSHYFSERFQQELVRSGVFEKKSLQERNITFHSLRHMANTLLRGTVDEHVLRMTIGHTSEQLSNLYTHLSQRGLESVQLAQQNMILPLLESKPS is encoded by the coding sequence ATGTCCAGCCCAGCACCATTTACCCTATGTAGAATATTTCGAGGCGAAAGGACGTATTACTACGCACTATTTCGTGATCCAGACACTGGAAAACGGACGAATAAGAAAAGTGTGGAGATGCTGAGAAAACGCTTGGGGATATTTGATACAACTCCTATAAAAAGAAGAGATGAGGCTATACGTATCTGTTATAAAGCTTTGGACGCAGGAATCATCTTCTCAGAAGAAACTGAGCAAACCTTGGTTGGGTATCTTAGGGATTTCTATACCTGGGAAGCAAGTGAATACGCTAAACGAAGAAATTTACTGGATCCCGGATCAATTTCTCCCGATTACCTTGCTACACGGTTGAACCTCCTGGAAAACCACGTATTTACTCGTATCCACACGAATCTGCTACTCTCTAGAGCAACATTGACTGAACTTGAACGGTTACAACTTGAATTGGTACAGGAAGGTTCAATTCGTAATACGACGATCAATATGGCAATGACCACCATACTCGTTGCACTCCGTGAGGCACAGAGAAGAGGCCTTGTTCCTCCGTCGGTGGTATTGAGCATACAGGGACTTGCTGCACAGCATCAGGAGCGGGGCATACTTAGTGAACAAGAGTTATCTGCATTCATGCAATATGCAAAAGTACATAGTGAAAAGAGAATCTATCTGGCATGTCTTTTGGCTCTCCTGACGGGTATGCGAGCCGGTGAGTTGCGTGGATTGTGTTTGGAAGCGATTGGAGAGGGAATGATCACCATATCTCAGGCTTATGCTGATAGAGCTGGGTTGAAGGCACCAAAAGGAAAAAGAACCAGGATGGTACCCTGCCCTACTTTTGTATGTGATGAACTCAGGTCCTTAGCTTTGGAAAATCCATTCTCTCATACCCATACTCTGGTGTTCTGGAGCAAGAAACATGGGGCGTTTGTATCAAGCCATTATTTTTCTGAACGTTTTCAACAGGAGTTGGTACGCAGTGGTGTTTTTGAAAAGAAGAGCCTCCAGGAAAGGAATATAACCTTCCATTCATTGAGACATATGGCCAATACGCTCCTACGTGGTACCGTAGATGAGCATGTATTGAGAATGACGATTGGTCATACGAGTGAACAATTGAGTAATCTTTACACGCACCTAAGCCAACGTGGTCTTGAGAGTGTGCAACTGGCTCAACAGAATATGATACTTCCTCTTCTGGAATCAAAACCATCGTGA
- a CDS encoding metallophosphoesterase family protein: MRLAVLGDIHGNIRAFEAVLNDAKASKADQVIFLGDLVVMGLDPQLCFDLLMEQNPLVMIKGNTDVYLENLKAFPVKSEHDAQILKLLKYTSIRMHQKAKEKLSSLPSVERLEIEGVSLICCHGTPYDDNEGIAKDTPFSPGLSKKLAEEKVDLIFSAHTHIPADFQRDGIRFINPGAVGYSFDGDVRPSYALVDIEDTSIRCIHRRVDYDINRYIMEVEHALEGFPLFDRLHYPLEHGKQLKV; this comes from the coding sequence GTGAGATTAGCTGTACTTGGTGATATCCATGGTAATATCCGTGCATTTGAAGCAGTATTAAATGATGCCAAGGCCTCCAAAGCTGACCAGGTTATTTTCCTAGGCGATTTGGTGGTTATGGGACTAGATCCTCAACTTTGTTTTGATCTACTCATGGAACAAAACCCTTTGGTGATGATCAAAGGAAATACGGATGTGTACCTGGAGAATCTCAAAGCCTTTCCCGTCAAAAGTGAACATGACGCACAGATACTGAAACTTCTGAAATATACTTCCATCAGGATGCATCAAAAGGCCAAGGAAAAACTTTCCAGCCTTCCTTCTGTAGAACGACTGGAGATAGAGGGTGTCTCCCTCATTTGTTGTCATGGAACTCCCTATGATGATAATGAAGGTATTGCCAAGGATACTCCATTTTCCCCAGGACTTTCAAAGAAACTTGCAGAAGAGAAAGTGGACTTGATTTTCAGTGCCCATACGCATATTCCCGCTGACTTCCAACGTGATGGTATCAGATTCATTAATCCTGGGGCTGTAGGCTATTCATTTGATGGTGATGTTAGACCTAGCTATGCTCTTGTGGATATTGAGGATACCAGTATTCGGTGTATTCACCGAAGAGTCGACTATGATATCAATCGCTATATCATGGAAGTCGAGCATGCACTGGAAGGATTCCCACTCTTTGATCGACTCCATTATCCCTTGGAGCATGGTAAACAGCTGAAGGTGTGA
- a CDS encoding AAA family ATPase, with amino-acid sequence MKLLELRFKNLNSLYGEWVIDFTHPEYESNGIFALTGPTGAGKSTILDAICLALYGATPRLGRITKSNNEIMSRQTGSCYAEVLFASNAGRFRCHWEQRRARSKAEGNLQEAEHQIFDADSGKPIETMKSRVGLVIEEKTGMDFDRFTRSILLAQGSFDSFLKADSEQKSKILEQITGTEMYSEISKRVHERQRKEMDALKLLQAETSGIVILEPEQEKTIREELEEKLHQEKILTSDLFKTNEALLWMKNIENLNKEINDLTQEKEALNREMETFKPRRAILNNALKASSLEGTYATLTSLRKQQVDDQAALHKDKATLPKLESSANTHAEALKAAEQKTLKAKDNLKTATTLIQKIRSLDQRISEQAKAVSEGTEACTKESIKIEANKQALSKERAKRTTEVKTLGTVKLYLEDNARDAWLVSGLAGVEEQFGNLVAKQQELTQKEIAYKNANTAVTNTTNKLEEASKQYSLLKQQLESATKNLQQGKDDLDHLLGDKLLREYRTEKENLLHEMAYIRKIEKLKNERLKLEDGKPCPLCGSTEHPFAQGNIPVPDAIEKKIESLTNLIDKAEEQEEAIKNLAQAETFARNNLNVSEKYLDQVANDAKTAETTFTELKDALIKLHTNFDTLKLAVSVKLESLGITEIPETEVETLLGSLKSRLNTWQGQVRKNEEIQNQIAAIDSEIKRIEAVIETQGKNLTERQEQLRQQEQDLADITEKRKQLYANKDPDEEQALLDKAIADAEEAEKEARSKNTALQQELTTAKAYVDSLKKRIEQTAPKLKKAEDDFSTLLIPTGFPDEEAFLEARLSLEERESLSLLSKKLDDARTELTTRQKDRETRLAKEIAKMLTDKTFEELNRENRELQESLEALRDAIAGSKLKLSENTAAKERILDKQSAIEAQKKECHRWEMLHDLIGSADGKKYRTFAQGLTFELMVAHANRQLEKMTDRYLLIRDESQPLELNVVDNYQAGEIRSTKNLSGGESFIVSLTLALGLSQMASKKVRVDSLFLDEGFGSLDEETLETALEALSALQQDGKLIGIISHVPALKERISTQISITPLSGGRSTISGPGCTKQQAI; translated from the coding sequence ATGAAACTACTCGAACTCAGATTCAAGAATCTCAACTCGCTCTATGGAGAGTGGGTTATCGATTTTACTCATCCAGAATATGAATCAAATGGTATCTTTGCCTTGACTGGACCAACTGGCGCAGGTAAGTCGACCATTCTCGATGCCATTTGTCTTGCTCTTTATGGAGCAACACCAAGGCTTGGAAGAATTACCAAAAGCAATAATGAGATCATGAGCAGACAGACAGGAAGTTGTTATGCAGAGGTGTTGTTTGCCTCAAACGCAGGACGATTTCGTTGTCATTGGGAACAAAGAAGAGCACGGAGCAAGGCTGAGGGAAATCTGCAGGAAGCAGAACATCAAATCTTTGACGCTGATAGCGGGAAACCGATTGAAACGATGAAAAGTCGAGTCGGGCTTGTTATAGAAGAAAAGACAGGAATGGATTTTGACCGGTTCACTCGTTCAATCCTCTTGGCTCAAGGTAGTTTCGACTCATTCTTGAAAGCAGACAGTGAGCAGAAATCAAAAATATTGGAACAAATTACTGGTACCGAAATGTATTCTGAGATCTCCAAACGGGTACATGAGAGACAGAGAAAAGAAATGGATGCATTAAAACTGCTCCAGGCTGAAACCTCTGGTATTGTGATTCTGGAACCCGAACAAGAAAAAACCATAAGAGAGGAGCTGGAAGAAAAACTCCACCAGGAGAAAATCCTTACCAGCGACTTGTTTAAAACAAACGAAGCCTTGCTTTGGATGAAGAACATAGAGAATCTCAACAAGGAAATCAATGACCTTACCCAAGAGAAAGAAGCACTCAATCGTGAAATGGAAACATTCAAACCAAGAAGGGCAATCCTGAACAATGCCCTGAAAGCCTCATCTCTGGAAGGAACATACGCAACGCTCACATCCCTCCGAAAGCAACAGGTTGACGATCAAGCAGCCTTGCACAAAGATAAAGCCACACTTCCCAAGCTTGAATCCTCTGCAAATACACATGCTGAAGCACTTAAAGCTGCTGAACAGAAAACCCTTAAAGCAAAGGATAATCTGAAAACGGCAACCACGTTGATTCAGAAAATCCGTTCCCTCGATCAAAGAATTAGCGAACAGGCTAAGGCAGTATCAGAAGGCACTGAGGCCTGTACCAAGGAAAGCATCAAGATTGAGGCCAACAAGCAGGCTCTCTCCAAGGAACGAGCAAAACGGACTACCGAAGTAAAAACGCTTGGAACTGTGAAGCTGTACCTCGAAGATAATGCCCGCGATGCTTGGCTGGTCAGTGGACTGGCCGGTGTTGAAGAACAGTTCGGTAATCTGGTTGCCAAGCAACAAGAACTAACCCAGAAAGAGATTGCTTACAAAAATGCTAATACGGCAGTAACAAACACCACTAATAAACTGGAAGAAGCCTCCAAACAATACTCGCTACTAAAACAGCAGCTGGAATCAGCAACCAAAAACCTACAGCAAGGCAAGGATGATCTAGACCATTTGCTCGGTGATAAGCTGCTTCGAGAGTATCGCACTGAAAAGGAAAACCTTCTTCATGAAATGGCTTATATCAGAAAGATCGAGAAACTTAAAAATGAACGGTTAAAGCTGGAAGACGGCAAACCCTGTCCACTTTGTGGCTCGACCGAACATCCCTTTGCTCAGGGCAACATTCCGGTTCCCGATGCAATTGAGAAAAAAATCGAATCGCTTACTAATTTGATCGACAAGGCTGAAGAACAGGAAGAGGCCATCAAAAACCTTGCACAAGCTGAAACCTTCGCCCGAAATAACCTGAATGTAAGTGAGAAATATTTAGATCAAGTAGCCAATGATGCAAAGACTGCTGAAACGACGTTTACAGAACTGAAGGACGCACTTATTAAGCTTCACACAAACTTTGATACCCTCAAGTTGGCGGTTTCTGTAAAACTTGAATCACTTGGTATTACAGAAATACCAGAAACAGAGGTTGAGACACTGCTCGGTTCCCTCAAATCAAGGTTGAATACATGGCAGGGGCAGGTAAGAAAAAATGAAGAAATCCAAAATCAGATTGCAGCAATCGACAGCGAGATAAAGCGCATTGAGGCCGTGATTGAAACACAAGGCAAGAACCTCACTGAAAGGCAGGAACAACTCAGACAGCAAGAACAGGACCTAGCCGACATAACAGAAAAGCGAAAACAATTGTATGCCAACAAGGATCCTGATGAAGAACAAGCTCTCTTGGATAAAGCGATTGCTGATGCAGAGGAGGCAGAGAAAGAAGCCAGAAGCAAGAACACTGCGCTCCAACAAGAACTGACAACGGCCAAGGCCTATGTTGACTCCCTAAAGAAGAGAATTGAACAAACAGCACCTAAATTGAAGAAAGCGGAAGACGACTTTTCAACCCTCTTGATTCCAACAGGCTTTCCAGATGAAGAAGCATTCCTCGAAGCAAGGCTATCACTGGAAGAAAGGGAATCTTTATCTTTACTGTCCAAAAAACTTGATGATGCAAGAACAGAGCTAACAACCAGACAGAAAGACCGCGAGACACGTTTAGCCAAAGAAATTGCAAAAATGCTCACGGATAAGACATTTGAGGAACTGAATCGAGAGAATAGGGAATTGCAAGAATCCCTGGAAGCATTACGCGATGCCATCGCAGGTTCAAAACTCAAGTTGAGTGAAAATACGGCTGCAAAAGAACGAATATTGGATAAACAGTCTGCTATTGAGGCTCAGAAAAAAGAGTGCCATCGCTGGGAGATGTTGCATGACCTCATCGGCTCAGCCGATGGAAAGAAGTACCGTACATTTGCCCAAGGGCTTACCTTTGAATTGATGGTGGCCCATGCCAACCGTCAGCTGGAAAAAATGACAGACAGATATCTATTGATCAGGGATGAATCCCAACCACTGGAACTGAATGTAGTTGATAACTACCAGGCAGGCGAGATTCGCTCAACAAAGAACCTCTCTGGAGGTGAGAGCTTTATCGTAAGCCTAACCTTGGCGTTGGGGCTGAGCCAGATGGCGAGCAAGAAGGTGAGGGTAGACTCATTATTCCTTGATGAAGGATTCGGCTCTCTTGATGAGGAAACCCTGGAGACAGCTCTGGAGGCGCTTTCAGCACTGCAACAGGATGGAAAGTTGATTGGTATCATCAGCCATGTCCCTGCACTAAAGGAGAGAATAAGCACGCAAATCTCGATTACGCCTCTCTCTGGAGGCCGCAGCACAATCAGCGGACCAGGCTGCACTAAACAACAAGCAATATAG
- a CDS encoding AraC family transcriptional regulator → MKREKIAVYLKDLSNAEFELVYCERMDGKSSKWNYCRHNHSYLEIIFFLSGTILVDASNEQLQLKTYGILFYPPGVIHQELKNPHINQEVIALGIQSKQPCSLQEAFLTSDSKGIFSFLFNQIYENAYHSGSQSEALKKCYIEALLLNAAQKFSDEEQAPFDVVHIVTEYINHHFFHQITLEQLSDLVAVSPSYLIRLFHREMHTTPMQYLTKIRIRTAEGLLRSTSFTIAEIAQKVGYEEASYFWRIFKKFTGYAPSAYRLIVQ, encoded by the coding sequence ATGAAAAGAGAGAAAATCGCAGTATATCTCAAAGATCTAAGTAATGCTGAGTTTGAGCTTGTCTATTGTGAGCGAATGGATGGGAAAAGCTCCAAGTGGAACTACTGTAGGCACAATCACTCGTATTTGGAAATTATATTCTTCCTCAGCGGTACAATCTTGGTGGATGCAAGCAACGAACAACTGCAATTAAAAACTTATGGTATATTGTTCTATCCCCCTGGGGTAATTCATCAGGAGTTGAAAAATCCACACATCAATCAGGAAGTCATTGCCCTTGGAATACAGTCAAAACAGCCATGTTCCCTTCAAGAAGCGTTTCTCACCAGTGACTCAAAAGGGATTTTTTCATTTCTGTTCAATCAAATCTATGAGAATGCGTATCACAGTGGATCACAAAGCGAAGCTCTTAAGAAGTGTTACATTGAGGCACTTCTTTTGAATGCTGCACAAAAATTTTCTGACGAAGAGCAAGCCCCCTTCGATGTAGTACATATTGTCACTGAGTATATCAATCACCATTTTTTCCATCAGATAACGTTGGAACAGTTGTCTGACCTTGTTGCTGTTAGTCCTTCTTACCTGATTCGTCTCTTTCACAGGGAGATGCACACAACCCCTATGCAGTATCTTACAAAGATACGGATACGAACTGCAGAAGGCTTGTTACGATCAACCTCCTTTACAATAGCTGAGATTGCACAAAAGGTTGGTTATGAGGAGGCGTCTTACTTTTGGAGAATTTTCAAGAAATTTACGGGATATGCACCATCAGCCTATCGTTTAATTGTGCAATAA
- a CDS encoding exonuclease SbcCD subunit D C-terminal domain-containing protein has product MNILHTSDWHLGRSLFSQKRYDEFAAFLGWLIETIENQQVDILLVSGDIFDTSTPSNKAQQLYYEFLYKVSKSCCKTVVIIGGNHDSPSFLQAPSALLHVLNVHVIGSKRETPEEEVLIVEANGKPMAIICAVPYLRDKDIRYAEAGETIDDKNRKLLEGIKEHYKTVCSIAKKRQMELGNNVPLIAMGHLFTQGGKTVEGDGVSELYIGSLAQIDSSVFPEFLDYVALGHLHVPQCVGGKDAIRYSGSPIPMGFGEAKQQKQVVLLHFDKTLSIDPLPIPSFQHLESIKGNMEHITSRILQLKETGESAYIEIEYTAPEMVTNLSEQCEELVQDSNLTILRIRNRQFIQRVMASMQVQETLEDLNPEEVFTRCLDTFAVTEGERQPLRDAYHEILLEMHDEDTFAE; this is encoded by the coding sequence ATGAATATTCTCCATACATCAGACTGGCATCTTGGTCGTTCACTGTTCTCACAGAAACGCTATGATGAATTTGCCGCATTTCTTGGTTGGTTGATTGAAACCATCGAAAATCAACAAGTAGATATCTTGTTGGTATCCGGTGACATCTTCGACACCAGTACACCTAGCAACAAAGCCCAGCAACTCTATTACGAGTTTCTCTACAAAGTCTCCAAATCATGTTGCAAGACCGTCGTAATCATCGGGGGAAACCACGACAGCCCATCATTCCTACAAGCTCCGAGCGCTCTCTTACATGTACTCAATGTACATGTAATTGGATCCAAAAGAGAAACGCCAGAAGAAGAGGTGCTTATAGTTGAGGCAAATGGTAAACCGATGGCCATTATCTGTGCTGTCCCTTATTTGCGAGACAAGGACATCCGCTACGCAGAAGCAGGAGAGACCATTGATGACAAGAATAGAAAACTCCTGGAAGGAATAAAGGAACACTATAAAACAGTTTGTAGTATTGCAAAAAAGAGACAAATGGAATTGGGAAACAATGTACCCCTCATTGCAATGGGGCATCTCTTCACACAAGGTGGCAAGACAGTAGAGGGAGATGGTGTGAGTGAACTCTACATCGGCTCCCTTGCACAGATAGACAGCTCTGTCTTCCCTGAATTCCTGGATTACGTAGCGCTTGGGCATCTCCATGTACCACAGTGTGTAGGTGGCAAGGATGCGATACGGTACAGTGGTTCCCCGATCCCCATGGGATTTGGGGAAGCAAAACAGCAGAAACAGGTTGTATTGCTGCATTTTGATAAAACCCTTTCCATAGATCCTCTTCCCATACCATCATTTCAACACCTGGAGAGCATCAAGGGAAACATGGAGCACATTACCTCAAGAATTCTACAGCTCAAAGAGACGGGTGAGTCTGCCTATATTGAAATTGAATATACAGCACCCGAGATGGTCACCAATCTAAGTGAACAATGTGAGGAGCTTGTACAAGATTCAAATCTCACGATACTCCGTATAAGGAATCGTCAATTCATACAACGTGTTATGGCATCAATGCAGGTACAAGAAACCCTCGAAGACCTAAACCCTGAAGAAGTCTTTACACGATGTCTCGATACGTTTGCAGTAACCGAGGGAGAGCGACAGCCCCTGAGAGATGCTTATCATGAAATACTCTTAGAGATGCATGATGAAGATACCTTTGCTGAATAG
- the smpB gene encoding SsrA-binding protein SmpB yields MKQDRNKFKLLQKNKKAYFNYEVIEDLECGISLAGTEVKSIRDGRFSFSDSYVTIDKQGLTLVGLTIQPYTHGNINNHEPNRNRRLLAHKAEIKKFKRKVDEKGFTLVPTSIYLKGNLVKVQISLCRGKQLHDKRAVVKERDLNRDTRRELKQLQY; encoded by the coding sequence ATGAAACAAGATAGAAACAAATTCAAACTTCTCCAGAAGAACAAAAAGGCCTACTTCAACTATGAGGTTATAGAAGATCTCGAGTGTGGTATATCGCTTGCAGGTACAGAGGTGAAATCCATAAGAGATGGGCGTTTCAGCTTTTCTGACAGCTATGTGACAATCGATAAGCAAGGGCTAACCCTGGTAGGTCTTACTATACAACCATACACCCATGGCAATATCAACAACCATGAACCAAATCGCAATCGCAGGCTTCTTGCCCATAAGGCAGAGATTAAGAAGTTTAAGCGGAAAGTAGATGAGAAAGGGTTCACCTTGGTACCTACCTCCATCTACCTGAAAGGAAATCTTGTAAAAGTACAGATCTCCCTATGTAGAGGAAAACAGTTGCACGACAAGCGTGCTGTGGTAAAGGAAAGAGATTTGAACCGTGATACAAGGCGCGAATTGAAACAACTACAGTATTAA
- a CDS encoding type II CAAX endopeptidase family protein, with protein MINNIRVRRKKGLIDLGFGIFGIFCTLLVVVWLNQQVLMQLALGWRMVLLVTSQWLFMIVPLLLMRINHERIRFLMKSEVRLVNQIFTGIGLAFLMSFLFTVVPILLGFKEMVGSTSYTKVWQFAFDLIYSLFAVALAEEFVFRGYLFQKLLEVKQSKWFAILISSLLFGLFHSFQGDVLQVIVTTFLGILFCLLREKIKSCSLLSLVIIHGLYDALITLWVAVL; from the coding sequence ATGATCAACAATATACGTGTACGAAGGAAAAAAGGTCTCATTGACCTAGGTTTTGGGATATTTGGAATTTTTTGCACACTTCTTGTAGTAGTCTGGCTGAACCAACAGGTTCTGATGCAACTAGCCCTTGGCTGGAGAATGGTTTTGTTGGTCACTTCCCAGTGGTTGTTTATGATCGTTCCGTTACTCCTGATGCGTATCAATCATGAACGTATACGATTTCTCATGAAATCAGAAGTAAGGTTGGTAAACCAGATTTTCACTGGAATCGGTCTCGCGTTCCTGATGTCATTTCTTTTCACCGTGGTTCCGATTCTTCTCGGATTCAAGGAAATGGTTGGAAGCACAAGCTACACCAAGGTATGGCAATTTGCCTTTGATTTGATCTATTCGCTATTTGCAGTTGCTTTGGCAGAAGAGTTTGTATTCAGGGGATATCTCTTTCAGAAGCTATTGGAAGTGAAGCAATCAAAATGGTTCGCCATCCTAATCTCATCACTCTTGTTTGGACTGTTCCATAGTTTCCAAGGTGATGTTCTTCAGGTTATCGTGACCACATTTCTTGGCATTCTTTTCTGTCTTCTTCGGGAAAAAATCAAATCCTGTTCACTCCTTTCCTTGGTAATCATCCACGGATTGTATGACGCCCTTATCACACTCTGGGTTGCCGTCTTGTAA
- a CDS encoding glutamine amidotransferase codes for MKKIFICGESYVGYTVHIKGADEMTTQSYTENIHWLRDALMRGDCSVDYMPSHVALSSFPDTVEKLNVYDLVILSDVGANTLLMTQQSFPGGLRAPNRCTAIKEYVLQGGSFLMIGGFMSFTGIEGKAHYGTTAIADILPVDLLPYDDRMETPEGTFPKIIDHSHTVFNGIEGDWPYVIGYNKTLENSEKGVVIARVQQDPFIAIGEFGKGRSAAYTSDCAPHWASPDFMSWKHYDTLFQNIVNWLTENRK; via the coding sequence ATGAAAAAGATCTTTATTTGTGGAGAATCGTACGTGGGTTATACTGTTCATATCAAGGGAGCTGATGAAATGACCACGCAAAGCTACACTGAGAATATTCATTGGCTCAGAGATGCATTAATGAGAGGAGATTGTTCAGTGGATTACATGCCATCCCATGTTGCACTATCATCATTCCCTGACACAGTAGAAAAACTGAATGTGTATGACCTGGTGATTCTATCTGATGTTGGTGCAAACACTCTTCTCATGACCCAACAATCATTTCCTGGAGGACTAAGAGCTCCAAACCGTTGTACAGCCATCAAGGAGTACGTACTGCAAGGAGGATCATTTCTTATGATTGGAGGATTCATGTCTTTTACTGGAATTGAGGGAAAAGCACACTATGGCACTACAGCCATCGCTGATATTCTTCCAGTTGACTTGCTTCCTTATGATGACAGGATGGAGACCCCAGAAGGGACATTCCCTAAGATTATCGATCATTCTCATACAGTATTTAACGGTATTGAGGGAGATTGGCCGTATGTAATTGGGTACAACAAAACATTGGAGAATTCTGAGAAGGGAGTGGTGATAGCACGGGTCCAGCAAGACCCATTTATTGCAATCGGTGAGTTTGGGAAGGGAAGAAGCGCTGCCTATACCTCTGATTGCGCGCCCCACTGGGCATCGCCAGATTTCATGTCATGGAAGCATTACGACACCCTATTTCAAAATATCGTTAACTGGTTGACTGAAAATCGTAAATAG